The nucleotide sequence AATCAAATGTTTTATCATGCGATACGCATGCTCACTGTTATGGAGATGAGCCCACAATGCAGCTTTCCAAGTTGTTGACCACCCAGGACCTTCGTCTCCTGTAACACAATGCAAGAATGAAGATTACTGTTGAATTAATTTCCAGTACTAAAGCTGAAAAATACAGCCTTATCTCATTCTGGCATACAAGGTTGTACATGACCATGGTAATACTTAATTTGAGAATGCAATATAATTGTTGTGATAATCTTCTACATTACCAGAGGTATTCACACATACAATAACTTaatattttccctaaaaaaaaaaaattaactattcAAAACCAACATATATAGTTCCATTACGCTACaaaatatataactaaaataactattttGTCGTGAAAAAAACAAGTTCAGTATTTAAAGCTCGCGTAAAATACCTCTTTTAATTAGACTATAATCCACAGCTTTACAGAGATCTGGAGTTTTCTCAAGATTTATTGTGTGCCCCGGAAACAAACCAAACAGATGTGAAACATGCCGATGATGTACATCTGGGTCCTGGAAATCTTCAGCCTGTCAAATAAATAAGGTGTTAAATTCAACATGGAATTCCTATTCTATTCTACCGTCCAAACAATTTCATTGAAAATGAACAAGATATTATATGACATAAGTTGGACAAATTGACACTTGAGAGATGAAGAGAAGGAAAGCAAATATTGAATATGATTGCATACCCATTCCATAATGGACCCATCCCTAGCAATTTTTGTAGGAGGAAGCTTGGACTGAGACTCAATTACTCTTTTGATAATAGCATCATCATGTTTTCCCAAAACCTGTTTTTGACAAACTCAGTGACCAAGATAAAAATAGATAACTAGAAACCGGTATCTAGTATTGGTTTGAGAACTAAGATCAGTTCACCTCAGCAGCAGAAACGACTATAGAGAAAACTTCTTTTATGATTGAAATGTCCATGGTTGATGAGTAGCTCACACTAGCTTGCTTTTGATCTGGTGCAATGAACATGTGCTCTGGTGAAGTTGATGGGTTAGTTTCCAATAATCCACCAGGGCCTTTGATCAAccaatccaacaaaaataatgtaCATCCTTCCAGCAAAGGATATGCTTTACTTTTAAGAAATTcctataataaaagaaaaatcaactaTCACTTCACTGAGCCAATAACCGGTATTTGGTGTGTGAGTAATAGCACAAAGCATAGAGCAAATCTAATTTATGAGTACATTACTATtatttgcaaataaaataatgcatatagtatttttttttgaaagaataatgcATATAGTATGTATCATCATAATATATTAGAATTTTCATCCCTCAACAGGTTGTATGCCTTAACTGTTGCATATGTATATAATCTTGAAGGTTTGTTGATAACAGCAGTAAATAAGTTGACCATTATACTCATAAAATGAAACATGAAGTTAATTATACTATTAATAATCATAGCTAAACAAGGTATTTGTTGGACTAATACCAGTTTGACATCTCATTTTGTAAGTTAAACATAATAACCAAAAATTGCTCAAAGGGGGTTATATTTCCATCATCTCTAGTACAACTTATAGCAATGCCATGGAAATTGAAGGTTAATTTGGCATGTATGGAATATTTAGCTCTTCGAGGTAAACTTGATAGATCCTCCTTTAGCAATAAAGTTGTTTCTACAAGATTAATTTTGAGACAATCATATAAGGCTCGGatagtttattaaaaaacttGAACTTACCTTGTCCATTGTATAACTGTAATGCTCCCATAGATGGGTACAAAGCCAAGCTCCACCCATCGGCCATAAAGCCCAAACAGCCTCACCTCGATCTGGCGATGTTTTAGCCCATAAGTCAGAAACTTGATGTGCAACCCAACCATTTGCTTCATAGTTCACCTGCATGCCAGATCAAATGAAATTATGTATAGAATATATAAGAGTTACAACATGGTGGTACAAAGTTATGATAGGTACTGACAGATATGAATAACTAATGGGTGGAATATAGTAATAATATTGGTAATATAATTCACACTGCTCCAGGGATAACTTCCTGCAGAGTTGGTTTCATGAAGCAGAGAGAAATACAAACTGCTGTATCCTAATAAATAATTGATGGAAACTAACACAACCTCTGGGAATTACTCTGCCAACCTACCCCAAACATAAACTACCCAATTGCAGTTCCATTCCTATCATTATTCTGTTTGAAACACACACAATTACACTAAATTGGGAATAATTACTTGGGCTTGCGCCTCACATACACTTGATTAATAAGAGGTTTACTAACAAGTTACTGATATCTGACAagcataattataaatgatcCTTTTCTTACATAGAATGTCAAAACTTATAGGAAAGAGTAAACAAGCAAAATACCTTTGCAGTTTTACTACCGGCGACAGACAAAGAGgaaatataatcaaataatgGCTCTTGACACTCATGTAGGTTGCAAGAAAGAGATGGCCAATAATTCATTTGAAGATTTATGTTCAAGTGCTGAGCCCCACtggaagacaaaaaaaaagagattacAAAATCTCACAAATTCTTTAAGAAATTACTTCTAGGTCTTTATTCCATACTCCTTATCCATATAGAAACTTTAATCCTTATGATCTAGAAACTGTTGAATCAAatttctttactttgtttttacatatttattcaTTGCTAGAGAAAGGATGAAAAGAGAAGGGAAAACATACTCCCATGCAGGTGCAACTTTATTGTTCCATATACCCTGTAGGTTTGCCACCTGAGTTCCAGGACGTGAACAAGCAATTAGCAGATATCGACCATATTGAAACAAAAGTTCCACAAAGGAAGGATCTTCATCATTTTGAAACGAATTGACTCTCGATGAAGTTGGAACAGCAGAATCACCTCCCAATTGAGAGATGTTAGTTTGACCAGaaaccaatttttcatccaaaataGGTTTTCCTAAAACCGTCTTGGAACTTTTAGAGAGTTGCAATGAGACCCGATGAAATAGATTCTGATAGTCATCCAAGTGACGTGCGTAAATATCATCATATGAAAAGCTTTTTGCAGATTTCATTTTACTCAAGGACTCAGTAGTAGGATCCTTCTTTGAGTCTTCAGGATTAGTAAATGGACCATCAAAGGACGAGGAAGCTGTCAGAAGCAAAATAGCCCAATCTGAACCTTCAACTCTAAACTTCTTGTCGTCTAAAACATGTATAACACCTTTGTCATTACTAATCTGCATATCAAGAACTGCACAAAACTGAATTCCTTTTTGTTCACCACTTGAATTCATTTGTGGCGCGATCCTTTTGCCAGGACAACTT is from Medicago truncatula cultivar Jemalong A17 chromosome 1, MtrunA17r5.0-ANR, whole genome shotgun sequence and encodes:
- the LOC25485375 gene encoding alpha-L-fucosidase 2, with amino-acid sequence MEDGDWVLVRSPSQKDLWNPSSPNAADNEPSRPLKLTFSAPAKYWTDAIPIGNGRLGAMVWGGVQTELLQLNDDTLWTGIPGNYTDKNAPEVLAEVRKLVDDKKYPEATTAAVKLSGAPSEVYQLLGDIKLEFDDSHIKYSEESYHKELDLDSATAKIKYNVGDIEFTREHFASKPDQVLATKFSTSKSGSLSFTVSLDSELHHNSRVSGQNQIIMEGSCPGKRIAPQMNSSGEQKGIQFCAVLDMQISNDKGVIHVLDDKKFRVEGSDWAILLLTASSSFDGPFTNPEDSKKDPTTESLSKMKSAKSFSYDDIYARHLDDYQNLFHRVSLQLSKSSKTVLGKPILDEKLVSGQTNISQLGGDSAVPTSSRVNSFQNDEDPSFVELLFQYGRYLLIACSRPGTQVANLQGIWNNKVAPAWDGAQHLNINLQMNYWPSLSCNLHECQEPLFDYISSLSVAGSKTAKVNYEANGWVAHQVSDLWAKTSPDRGEAVWALWPMGGAWLCTHLWEHYSYTMDKEFLKSKAYPLLEGCTLFLLDWLIKGPGGLLETNPSTSPEHMFIAPDQKQASVSYSSTMDISIIKEVFSIVVSAAEVLGKHDDAIIKRVIESQSKLPPTKIARDGSIMEWAEDFQDPDVHHRHVSHLFGLFPGHTINLEKTPDLCKAVDYSLIKRGDEGPGWSTTWKAALWAHLHNSEHAYRMIKHLIILVDPEREKDFEGGLYSNLFTAHPPFQIDANFGFSSAIAEMLVQSTTKDLYLLPALPRDKWANGCVKGLKARGGVTVNICWKEGNLHEVGLWCQNQNSKMRLHYKGSMVVTNLSPGKVYSYNNWLRCIKTYPLNEVNL